One window from the genome of Candidatus Zymogenaceae bacterium encodes:
- a CDS encoding hydroxymethylglutaryl-CoA synthase family protein — MVGITSFGGYIPRYRINRGTIFGAMGWFNPVTIAVARGEKSVANYDEDSLSMAVAAGIDALNGIGRDKIDGIYLASTTLPYKERSCAAIAAAALDLREDVRVADFTEAVKSGTTATIAALDAVKAGEANNIMVSAADYRMGRMGSMVEQFYGDGAACLVLGNKDVVAEFKGSYSVSFDFVDHFRSEDAPFDRTWEERWIRDMGYSKFIPQVLKGLLEKTKTKPEAINRVVYPCYFGRDHGKLATLVGISAEAIHPNMHDVCGDTGTAHPLVMMVSALQEAKPGDKIIMASFGSGCDALLFEVTDNIKKLKGISGIKGSLEYKADLAPYEKYAVFRDIIPMELGIRGEDSAWTAFSTLWRKRKAVFGLVGTKCTECNTPQFPPQRICVNPDCGAVDKTEDYRFSDKEGTLFSYTGDMLAFSFDPPQVYGITRFKGGGTLWTDLTDCKIEDLKVGMKTKMSFRRKYYDPKRGISGYFWKIVPVIE, encoded by the coding sequence ATGGTTGGAATTACATCTTTCGGAGGTTACATTCCGAGGTACAGAATCAATCGCGGCACAATTTTCGGAGCCATGGGCTGGTTCAATCCGGTAACGATCGCTGTGGCACGGGGTGAAAAGTCGGTTGCAAACTACGACGAAGACTCCCTGAGCATGGCCGTGGCCGCAGGTATTGACGCCCTTAACGGCATCGGCCGCGACAAAATCGACGGGATTTACCTTGCCTCCACAACCCTTCCCTACAAGGAACGCTCCTGCGCCGCCATTGCCGCGGCAGCGCTGGATCTCAGGGAGGATGTGAGGGTGGCCGATTTTACCGAGGCGGTCAAGTCCGGCACCACGGCCACCATCGCGGCCCTGGACGCCGTCAAGGCGGGCGAGGCCAACAACATCATGGTAAGCGCCGCCGACTACCGAATGGGTAGGATGGGCAGCATGGTCGAGCAGTTCTACGGCGACGGCGCCGCCTGTCTTGTCCTTGGCAACAAGGACGTGGTTGCCGAATTCAAGGGTTCCTACTCGGTATCCTTTGACTTCGTCGATCATTTCCGATCCGAAGACGCCCCCTTCGACAGAACCTGGGAAGAGCGCTGGATCAGGGACATGGGCTACAGCAAGTTCATCCCCCAGGTGCTGAAGGGATTGTTGGAAAAGACCAAAACGAAGCCCGAGGCAATCAATCGGGTCGTCTATCCCTGCTATTTCGGCCGGGATCACGGCAAGCTCGCAACATTGGTGGGCATCTCCGCCGAGGCCATCCATCCGAACATGCACGACGTCTGCGGAGACACCGGAACGGCCCATCCCCTGGTGATGATGGTCAGCGCTCTGCAGGAAGCGAAGCCCGGAGACAAGATCATTATGGCGAGTTTCGGCAGCGGTTGCGACGCCCTCCTGTTCGAGGTGACCGACAACATCAAGAAGCTCAAGGGCATCTCCGGCATCAAGGGATCGCTGGAGTACAAGGCCGATCTGGCCCCGTACGAAAAATACGCGGTCTTTCGGGACATCATCCCCATGGAGTTGGGCATCCGGGGCGAGGACTCGGCCTGGACGGCATTCTCCACCCTGTGGCGCAAGCGCAAGGCTGTTTTCGGACTGGTGGGCACCAAGTGCACCGAGTGTAACACGCCCCAGTTCCCGCCCCAGCGCATCTGCGTCAATCCAGACTGCGGCGCCGTGGACAAAACAGAAGACTACCGCTTTTCCGACAAGGAAGGCACACTCTTCTCCTACACCGGCGACATGCTTGCGTTCTCCTTCGATCCGCCTCAGGTATATGGCATCACCCGCTTCAAGGGCGGCGGTACACTCTGGACAGACCTCACCGACTGCAA
- a CDS encoding TetR/AcrR family transcriptional regulator yields the protein MNSIQKGIKGVTKNLKKNREGGDKRERILAAAEKIFADKGYFETTISEIAREAQVAEGTIYDYFANKKDLLYAVPERSSVEYAEFALNHLQGIKGAVNKLRKIIWCHLYYFRLHRHFTKIMTLEIRIDPDYFECKTYENLKLYSDLILTIVEEGIRDGEISSQVNPHVVRDMIFGTIEHTLIPWLVFDREIPIDDLVEDISNVIFSGLAPREKVLRVNINELVSGLDTAEIVEK from the coding sequence ATGAATAGTATTCAAAAAGGGATTAAAGGTGTTACCAAGAACCTGAAGAAAAACCGGGAAGGCGGGGACAAGCGCGAGCGGATTCTGGCGGCGGCGGAGAAAATCTTTGCGGATAAGGGATATTTCGAAACCACCATTTCTGAAATAGCCCGGGAGGCGCAGGTTGCAGAAGGAACAATATACGATTACTTCGCCAACAAGAAAGATCTCCTGTACGCCGTGCCGGAGCGATCTTCCGTCGAATATGCGGAATTTGCCCTCAATCACCTCCAGGGCATCAAGGGGGCGGTCAATAAACTGAGAAAAATCATCTGGTGTCACCTCTATTACTTCCGTCTGCACCGACACTTTACGAAAATCATGACCCTTGAAATCAGGATCGATCCCGACTACTTCGAGTGCAAGACCTATGAAAATCTCAAGCTCTACTCCGATCTCATTCTCACCATTGTGGAGGAGGGGATACGGGACGGGGAGATTTCCTCGCAGGTCAATCCGCATGTCGTCAGAGACATGATTTTCGGAACCATCGAGCACACCCTGATTCCCTGGCTGGTCTTTGACCGGGAAATACCCATTGATGACCTTGTGGAAGATATCTCCAATGTGATATTCTCGGGACTTGCCCCCCGGGAAAAAGTGCTCAGAGTTAACATTAACGAACTGGTATCGGGGCTGGATACCGCGGAAATTGTCGAGAAGTAG
- a CDS encoding MaoC family dehydratase N-terminal domain-containing protein, translating into MSDKSMIGNAFEPFVFEVEKGKISEFALAVFQKEGKEQVDQIYVDSVAAKKEGYKDIVSPPTFQTCFALWGGGGLMPMITALNINLGRLLHGEEEYEYLAPVHPGDVITCQTKVKDVYEKEKKNKPGKFMEFTVLETEMKNQKGEVVIKARSTLVER; encoded by the coding sequence ATGTCAGACAAATCGATGATAGGGAATGCGTTCGAACCATTCGTGTTCGAAGTAGAGAAGGGGAAAATTTCGGAATTCGCTCTTGCGGTTTTCCAGAAGGAAGGGAAGGAACAGGTCGACCAGATCTACGTCGACTCGGTTGCGGCCAAGAAGGAGGGATATAAGGATATCGTATCCCCCCCCACATTCCAGACCTGTTTCGCCCTGTGGGGCGGCGGCGGACTGATGCCCATGATCACCGCCCTGAACATCAACCTGGGCCGGCTGCTCCACGGCGAGGAGGAGTATGAATACCTGGCGCCGGTACATCCCGGTGACGTTATCACCTGCCAGACAAAGGTGAAGGACGTATACGAAAAAGAGAAAAAGAACAAGCCGGGCAAGTTCATGGAGTTTACCGTGCTTGAAACTGAAATGAAAAACCAGAAGGGCGAGGTCGTGATCAAGGCCCGCTCAACCCTGGTTGAGAGATAG
- a CDS encoding dehydratase, translated as MAKELYYDDVNVGDEMPSFTSDPINRTHLVRYAGASGDFNPLHHDNTFVAMFGMERVISHGMLVMGITGRAITDWVPQKYMKSFKVRFAGMTEPCDLNDMENTSARATLTVTGKVIEKTGDQIVCEIQTADALGGVKITGTFSAALPKK; from the coding sequence ATGGCAAAAGAACTCTACTATGACGATGTAAACGTCGGCGATGAAATGCCGTCGTTCACCTCTGATCCGATCAACAGGACGCACCTGGTGCGCTATGCCGGTGCCTCCGGAGACTTCAACCCCCTGCATCATGACAATACCTTCGTTGCAATGTTCGGGATGGAGCGGGTCATCTCCCACGGCATGCTGGTGATGGGCATTACCGGCAGGGCCATTACCGATTGGGTACCCCAAAAATACATGAAGAGCTTCAAGGTGCGCTTTGCCGGCATGACCGAGCCGTGTGACCTGAACGACATGGAGAACACCTCCGCACGGGCCACCCTGACGGTGACCGGTAAGGTTATTGAGAAAACAGGCGACCAGATAGTCTGCGAGATACAGACCGCGGACGCATTGGGCGGCGTCAAGATCACCGGAACATTTTCCGCGGCGCTTCCCAAGAAGTAA
- a CDS encoding SDR family oxidoreductase produces the protein MADISFDGRVAIVTGAGAGLGRTYALELGKRGCKVVVNDLGGARDGTGGSKGAADMVVDEIKAAGGEAAPNYDNVSTIEGGKNIVKTAVDNFGKVDIVINNAGILRDKSFVKMEEENWDAVVAVHLRGAFCVTQPAFAIMRENNFGRVVLTTSGAGLYGNFGQTNYCSAKMGLIGFQNALKIEGAKYNVKVNTIAPVAASRLTEDVMPPEFFEKLKPEFVTPMVVYLASEACEDSGFIFNCGMGWYSRTAIMMAKGALIGDGSREIKAEEIKDNWKKIISMDEAKEVGSVQETFGEMMPLIQK, from the coding sequence ATGGCCGATATCTCTTTTGACGGTCGCGTGGCAATCGTAACCGGTGCCGGCGCGGGTCTGGGTAGAACGTACGCCCTGGAACTGGGCAAGCGGGGCTGCAAGGTGGTGGTGAACGACCTGGGCGGCGCCCGTGACGGTACGGGCGGCAGCAAGGGCGCGGCTGATATGGTGGTCGATGAAATCAAGGCCGCCGGCGGCGAAGCGGCCCCGAATTATGACAACGTCTCTACCATCGAAGGCGGAAAGAACATCGTCAAGACCGCCGTGGACAACTTCGGCAAGGTTGACATCGTCATTAACAACGCCGGTATCCTCAGGGACAAGAGCTTTGTCAAGATGGAAGAGGAGAACTGGGACGCCGTAGTGGCGGTGCATCTGAGGGGCGCATTTTGCGTGACCCAGCCCGCCTTCGCAATCATGCGGGAAAACAATTTTGGTCGCGTGGTTCTGACCACATCCGGTGCCGGTCTCTACGGTAACTTCGGTCAGACCAACTACTGTTCGGCGAAGATGGGCCTCATCGGTTTTCAGAACGCTCTGAAAATTGAGGGCGCCAAGTACAACGTCAAGGTGAACACCATCGCCCCGGTGGCGGCCTCCCGTCTGACCGAGGACGTGATGCCTCCGGAATTCTTCGAAAAACTCAAGCCCGAGTTTGTCACCCCGATGGTGGTGTACCTCGCCTCCGAGGCCTGCGAAGATTCCGGATTTATCTTCAACTGCGGCATGGGCTGGTACAGCCGGACCGCCATCATGATGGCAAAGGGAGCGCTCATTGGAGACGGTTCCCGTGAGATCAAGGCCGAGGAAATCAAGGACAACTGGAAAAAGATCATCTCCATGGACGAAGCGAAGGAAGTTGGAAGCGTCCAGGAGACCTTCGGCGAGATGATGCCGCTCATTCAGAAGTAG